Genomic segment of Populus nigra chromosome 6, ddPopNigr1.1, whole genome shotgun sequence:
ACTCTGTGGCGCAAATGGTATCTGTAGCATTAACCACTCTCCAGTTTGCGATTGCTTGAATGGATTTGTACCAAAAGTTCCAAGAGACTGGAAGAAGACGGATTGGTCAAGTGGTTGCGTTAGAAAGACTGCACTAAATTGTTCCAGAGATGGGTTTCGGAAGCTCTCGGGTGTGAAGATGCCGGAGACAAGAAAATCATGGTTCAACAGGAGTATGAACCTGGAGGAGTGCAAGAACACATGCTTGAAGAACTGCAGCTGTACTGCGTATGCAAACTTGGACATCAGGGATGGAGGAAGCGGTTGCTTGCTTTGGTTCAATGATTTGATTGATATGAGAACTTTCCTTCAAAACGAGCAAGACATTTTTATACGGATGGCTGCATCAGAACTAGGTATGAATTTTTCCTCAGATTAGACAAgtcgtttttcttcttcttattattcttattattaaaattcGAAATATAATCAATAGAAAACTAGCAAGCTATTGGCTAAAGGATACAAcgtttaaaaatcataaaaccaaGCTATATAGTCTCTGAGCGTATCCAAGCCTTTTCTTGCAAGGCTATCAGCAACAGAGTTTCGTTCTGTTTTAGTCTCTGAGCATATCCAAACCAAGCTATTAATTTTTCCCTTATACACAACTAGATTAGTCATGACTTGGCATGTCACTGAAAATTGTTTTCTCCTACCCAAAATGAATGAGTAGAAAGCTGAAATTGAATGATCCAGATCATATATGGCCAGTGAAAACTTCTATTTTAGGCTATTAATTTTCCCTTATACACAACTAGATTAGTCATGACTTGGCATGTCACTTGGTGATGGATTGGTTTTCTCCTACCCAAAATGATAGTGTTTTATAATGAATGAGTAGAAAGCTGAAATTGAATGATCCAAATAACTAGATCATATATGGCAAATGAAAGCTTTCCAGCCATAATAACTAACCAAACAAATACAAAAGGCATTTGGCATTTCCTCTTTTTAACACCAGCTTTTCTGTACCATGTTATAGATAACGGTGACTCTGCAAAGGTTAATACCAAATCCAAAGTGAAGAAAAGGATCATAGTAAGCTCTGTGCTGTCTACTGGGATTCTGTTCGTTGGCCTATGCTTGGTCTTGTATGTTTGGAAAAAGAAGCAGCAGAAAAACAGTACGTATTCACACCATCAAAATCTAAGTATTCCTATCGCACCAGTCCTGGATCATCAGATAACAagattggtttttcttttttaaataaattaatttgattttcagtAATATAAGGTATGACTGTAAGTTGTTCGAAGCCCCGTTGTGTTTGATGCTATAGAAATCTTGAGTTTAGCAGCAAATAGAGatcctttgtctttctttccattttttcaACAAGCATAACAGTTATGCTGACAGGAAAAATGACAGGTAATTTTCAAAGAAGATCAAATAACAAGGACTTGAAGGAAGAACTAGAATTACCCTTCTTTAACATGGATGAGTTGGCTTGTGCAACAAATAACTTTTCTATATCCAAGAAACTAGGAGAAGGGGGTTTCGGAACAGTTTATAAGGTAATACTTATCCATAAACAGTCATGCAATATGGCTTCTGAATTTTCATGGTACAAACTCCAGGAATCAACGGAGTTCTGTGGTATTGAAATTGTTCCACTATAGATTCTCAACTTTCAGAAGACAATGTGGGATTTTCTAATGATGCTGAGTCATTATTTGCAGGGAACATTAACAGATGGACAAGAAATAGCTGTTAAGAGGCTCTCTAAGAATTCAAGACAAGGACTTGAGGAGTTCAAAAATGAAGTCCAACATATTGTGAAACTTCAGCACCGGAATCTAGTGAGGCTTCTTGGATGCTGTATTCAAAGTGATGAAACGATGCTGGTCTACGAGTTCTTGCCTAACAAAAGCTTGGACTTCTATATTTTTGGTATGAATCTCACAAAACCTTTTCAAAAAGTTACtccaatttttcaaatttagtacTATTAAGCTTGTATGAATTGTTCTGCCATCTATTGAGCTTCCATAAAGTGGCTTTGTAGGAGAAGAGTAGTTTTCCCCAATTTCATTCTCACAAATTCTGCCATGTATGTGTTTGTAATTGTAACTCAAAATTCATTGATAATCACATATCACTTATCATCTGATAAGAGTCATAATGGATTGACTTGGGCAGATGAGACTCATCGCTTGCTACTAGATTGGCCTAAACGCTACAACATCATCAACGGGATCGCTCGAGGACTCCTTTATCTTCACCAAGATTCCAGACTAAGAATAATCCACAGAGATCTGAAAACCAGCAATATTTTGTTGGATTAcgaaatgaatccaaaaatctcAGACTTTGGCCTGGCTAGAAGttttggagaaaatgaaactgaaGCCAATACTAATAAAGTGGCTGGAACGTAGTAAGTGTCATCTCCATCATACGCATTTTATCTTGATAGTCTGCAAATGGAACTTAAAATTCTATGAATACATGCAGTGGTTACATATCTCCAGAGTACGCAAATTATGGACTCTACTCGCTAAAATCAGACGTCTTCAGCTTTGGAGTATTGGTGCTAGAGAT
This window contains:
- the LOC133696824 gene encoding G-type lectin S-receptor-like serine/threonine-protein kinase SD1-1; its protein translation is MPETRKSWFNRSMNLEECKNTCLKNCSCTAYANLDIRDGGSGCLLWFNDLIDMRTFLQNEQDIFIRMAASELDNGDSAKVNTKSKVKKRIIVSSVLSTGILFVGLCLVLYVWKKKQQKNSNFQRRSNNKDLKEELELPFFNMDELACATNNFSISKKLGEGGFGTVYKGTLTDGQEIAVKRLSKNSRQGLEEFKNEVQHIVKLQHRNLVRLLGCCIQSDETMLVYEFLPNKSLDFYIFDETHRLLLDWPKRYNIINGIARGLLYLHQDSRLRIIHRDLKTSNILLDYEMNPKISDFGLARSFGENETEANTNKVAGTYGYISPEYANYGLYSLKSDVFSFGVLVLEIVSGYRNRGFSHPDHHLNLIGHAWILFKQGRPLELAVGSGVETPYLSEVLRSIHVGLLCVQENTEDRPNISHVVLMLGNEDELPQPKQPGFFTERDLDEASYSSSQNKPPSANECSISMLEAR